Proteins encoded in a region of the Diospyros lotus cultivar Yz01 chromosome 9, ASM1463336v1, whole genome shotgun sequence genome:
- the LOC127810252 gene encoding mitotic spindle checkpoint protein MAD2, which translates to MASRTATKDIITLRGSAAIVSEFFGYAANSILYNRGVYPEESFGKVKKYGLPLLLTQDEGVKTFMANLTAQLSEWLEAGKLQRVVLVIMSKATSEVLERWNFSIETDSEVVEKGVSREKSDKEIMREIQAIMRQIASSITYLPCLDEPCVFDVLAYTDTDVAVPFTWIESDPRLIANPQMVKLHSFDTKIHKVDTLVSYKNDEWDEP; encoded by the exons ATGGCTTCCAGAACAGCCACCAAAGACATCATCACCCTCCGTGGATCAGCCGCCATCGTTAGTGAATTCTTTG GCTACGCTGCCAACAG CATTCTCTATAATCGCGGAGTTTATCCCGAAGAAAGTTTTGGCAAGGTGAAGAAGTATGGGCTTCCATTGTTGCTTACTCAGGATGAGGGAGTCAAAACCTTTATGGCCAACCTAACCGCTCAGCTTTCAG AGTGGCTGGAAGCTGGGAAGTTGCAGAGAGTGGTTCTGGTGATAATGAGCAAGGCCACCAGTGAGGTGTTGGAGAGGTGGAATTTTAGCATTGAGACAGACAGTGAGGTTGTCGAGAAAGG TGTGTCAAGGGAGAAGAGCGACAAAGAAATTATGAGAGAGATACAAGCCATCATGAGACAGATTGCATCCAGCATAACATACCTGCCATGCCTTGATGAACCTT GTGTTTTTGATGTGTTAGCATACACTGACACGGATGTTGCAGTCCCATTCACCTGGATTGAGAGTGACCCCAGGCTGATTGCCAATCCCCAAATGGTGAAATTGCATTCATTTGATACCAAG ATTCACAAGGTTGACACTTTGGTCTCCTACAAGAACGACGAATGGGACGAGCCATAG
- the LOC127810098 gene encoding uncharacterized protein LOC127810098, which yields MPPKAKPKASPVPAPAQPAIAVEDLFTNLNRHIERSEFDQAVKVADQVLSISPNDEDAIRCKVVALIKADSIDEAFSTIESSRRLAIDFSFLKAYCLYRQNKLNEALESLKAQEGNSAAMMLQSQILFRLGKMDASLDIYQKLQKSKIESLEINLIAGLVSAGRASEVQGVMEALRVKASSSFELAYNTACSLIERHNYTEAEQLLLSARRIGQETLMEENWADDDIEIELAPITVQLAYVQQFLGHAQEAIEAYTDFIKRNLADESSLAVAINNLVSLKGPKDVSDSLRKLDRLIEKESGSQSFQLARGLDLKLSPRQREAIYTNRVLLLLHTNRMDQARELVSALRDLFPESVLPILLQAALLVRENKAGRAEEILGQFAEKVPDKSKILLLSRAQVAAGAGHPQVAAESLAKIPDIQHLPATVATLVSLKERAGDIEGAVAVFDSAIHCWSNAMAEDNKLNVIMQEAASFKLKHGRKEEAAQLYEELVKSHGSIEALVGLVKTAAHSDIEKAEAYEKQLKPLPGLKAVDVDSLEKTSGAKHIENGPHVGVTDPFEVKVKDKSKKKRKRKPRYPKGFDPANPGPPPDPERWLPKRERSSYRPKRKDKRAAQVRGSQGAVAKEAANTSTKSNQTSSKVGTQNAGAEQPKPSKSSRKKSRN from the exons TTCTTTCAATTAGCCCCAATGACGAGGACGCGATTCGATGTAAGGTCGTGGCTTTGATCAAGGCTGATAGCATCGATGAAGCTTTCTCAACCATCGAGTCCTCTCGAAGGCTTGCGATTGATTTCAGTTTCCTCAAG GCATACTGCTTGTACagacaaaataaactaaatgAAGCTTTAGAATCATTGAAAGCCCAAGAGGGAAACTCTGCAGCCATGATGTTGCAATCTCAGATTCTATTTCGTCTAGGAAAAATGGATGCTTCTTTAGATATTTATCAGAAGCTTCAGAAATCCAAAATAGAGTCATTGGAGATAAATCTCATCGCTGGTTTAGTGTCTGCTGGGAGGGCTTCTGAGGTGCAAGGAGTGATGGAGGCGCTCAGAGTTAAAGCATCTAGCAGCTTTGAGTTGGCATACAACACAGCTTGTTCATTGATTGAAAGGCACAATTATACAGAGGCAGAGCAACTCCTACTGTCAGCTCGAAG AATTGGTCAGGAGACACTAATGGAAGAGAATTGGGCTGATGATGACATAGAGATCGAATTGGCTCCCATAACTGTTCAGTTGGCATATGTGCAGCAG TTCCTGGGCCATGCACAAGAAGCCATTGAAGCTTACACAGATTTTATAAAGAGAAATCTGGCGGATGAATCATCACTTGCAGTGGCAATCAATAACCTTGTATCATTGAAGGGTCCAAAGGATGTCTCTGACAGCCTAAGGAAACTTGATCGGTtaatagagaaagaaagtgGCTCACAGAGCTTCCAACTTGCCCGTGGGCTTGACTTGAAACTTTCACCCAGGCAAAGGGAAGCAATATACACAAACCGTGTGCTTCTGCTACTTCACACAAATAGGATGGATCAG GCTCGGGAACTTGTTTCTGCGCTTCGTGACCTGTTTCCTGAAAGTGTGCTGCCAATACTGTTACAAGCTGCATTGTTGGTGAGAGAGAACAAGGCTGGAAGAGCTGAAGAAATACTAGGACAATTTGCAGAAAAGGTCCCTGATAAGTCAAAGATTCTTCTGCTTTCTAGGGCACAGGTTGCTGCTGGTGCAGGCCACCCTCAAGTAGCAGCTGAGTCCCTGGCAAAAATACCTGACATTCAACACCTGCCTGCCACTGTTGCCACCCTTGTGTCACTTAAAGAGCGTGCTGGAGATATTGAGGGAGCAGTTGCTGTGTTTGATTCTGCAATTCACTGCTGGTCAAATGCCATGGCTGAAGATAACAAGCTCAATGTTATCATGCAGGAAGCAGCCTCCTTTAAACTTAAGCATGGGCGAAAGGAAGAGGCTGCCCAGTTATATGAGGAGCTTGTCAAAAGCCACGGCAGTATTGAAGCTTTGGTCGGGCTAGTTAAGACAGCTGCCCATTCAGATATTGAAAAAGCAGAAGCTTATGAGAAGCAGTTGAAACCACTACCTGGTCTGAAGGCAGTTGACGTAGATAGCTTGGAGAAGACTTCTGGTGCAAAGCACATTGAAAATGGGCCTCATGTGGGGGTAACCGATCCGTTTGAAGTAAAGGTTAAGGataaatcaaagaagaagagaaagagaaagccaAGGTACCCAAAAGGTTTTGACCCTGCAAACCCAGGTCCCCCACCGGATCCAGAACGGTGGCTACCTAAGCGGGAGAGGTCTAGCTACAGGCCAAAGAGAAAGGATAAGAGAGCGGCTCAGGTGAGGGGTTCTCAAGGTGCTGTGGCAAAAGAGGCTGCCAATACCAgcacaaaatcaaaccaaacctcGTCCAAAGTAGGGACGCAGAATGCTGGTGCAGAGCAACCCAAGCCCTCTAAGTCATCCagaaagaaatcaagaaattaa